A region of Larimichthys crocea isolate SSNF chromosome X, L_crocea_2.0, whole genome shotgun sequence DNA encodes the following proteins:
- the LOC104932971 gene encoding histone H4 — MSGRGKGGKGLGKGGAKRHRKVLRDNIQGITKPAIRRLARRGGVKRISGLIYEETRGVLKVFLENVIRDAVTYTEHAKRKTVTAMDVVYALKRQGRTLYGFGG, encoded by the coding sequence ATGAGTGgcagaggaaagggaggaaaaggaCTCGGTAAAGGAGGCGCCAAGCGTCACCGTAAAGTTCTCCGTGATAACATCCAGGGAATCACCAAGCCCGCTATCCGCCGTCTGGCTCGCCGTGGTGGAGTCAAGCGTATCTCCGGTCTGATCTACGAGGAGACTCGCGGTGTGTTGAAGGTTTTCCTGGAGAACGTCATCCGTGATGCCGTCACCTACACCGAGCACGCCAAGAGAAAGACCGTGACCGCCATGGATGTGGTGTATGCTCTGAAGAGGCAGGGTCGCACTCTGTACGGCTTCGGCGGTTAA
- the LOC109137114 gene encoding histone H2B 1/2, giving the protein MPDAPKAPKKGSKKAVSKATKTGKKRRRTRKESYAIYVYKVLKQVHPDTGISSKAMGIMNSFVSDIFERIAGEASRLAHYNKRSTITSREIQTAVRLLLPGELAKHAVSEGTKAVTKYTSSK; this is encoded by the coding sequence ATGCCTGACGCACCTAAAGCACCGAAGAAGGGCTCCAAGAAAGCCGTCTCTAAGGCCACCAAGACCGGCAAGAAGAGGAGACGTACCAGGAAGGAGAGCTATGCTATCTACGTGTACAAGGTTCTGAAGCAGGTCCACCCCGATACCGGGATCTCCTCCAAGGCTATGGGCATCATGAACTCCTTCGTGAGCGACATCTTTGAGCGCATCGCCGGAGAGGCCTCTCGTCTGGCTCACTACAACAAGCGCTCTACCATCACGTCCAGGGAGATCCAGACCGCTGTCCGCCTCCTGCTGCCCGGTGAGCTGGCCAAGCACGCCGTGTCTGAGGGAACCAAGGCCGTCACCAAGTACACCAGCTCCAAATAA
- the LOC104939801 gene encoding histone H3 — MARTKQTLVNPTGGKAPRKQLATKAARKSAPATGGVKKPHRYRPGTVALREIRRYQKSTELLIRKLPFQRLVREIAQDFKTDLRFQSSAVMALQEASEAYLVGLFEDTNLCAIHAKRVTIMPKDIQLARRIRGERA; from the coding sequence atGGCAAGAACCAAGCAGACCCTCGTAAATCCCACAGGAGGCAAAGCCCCCAGGAAGCAGCTGGCCACCAAGGCTGCCCGTAAGAGCGCCCCGGCCACCGGCGGCGTGAAGAAGCCTCACCGTTACAGGCCCGGTACCGTGGCTCTGAGAGAGATCCGTCGCTACCAGAAATCCACCGAGCTGCTCATCCGCAAGCTGCCCTTCCAGCGCCTGGTCAGAGAAATCGCTCAGGATTTCAAGACCGACCTGCGCTTCCAGAGCTCCGCTGTCATGGCTCTGCAGGAGGCCAGCGAGGCTTACCTGGTCGGCCTCTTCGAGGACACCAACCTGTGCGCCATCCACGCCAAGAGAGTCACCATCATGCCCAAAGACATACAGCTGGCCCGCCGCATCCGTGGAGAGCGCGCTTAA
- the LOC104939225 gene encoding histone H1, which produces MAEVAPAPAAAPAKAAKKKATKPKKAGPSVRDLIVKSVSASKERSGVSLAAVKKALAAGGYDVDKNKARVKVAIKALVAKGTLVQTKGTGASGSFKMNKAAAEPKAKKPVKKAAPKAKKPAAKKPATPKKPKAAAAKKPAAKKSPKKVKKPKAAAAKKAAKSPKKPTKSPKKVAPKKAPAAKKAPAKKAAKPKAKKAAPKKK; this is translated from the coding sequence ATGGCAGAAGtagctccagctccagccgCCGCTCCGGCGAAAGCGGCCAAGAAGAAGGCGACCAAACCGAAGAAGGCTGGCCCCAGCGTCAGAGACCTCATCGTCAAGTCTGTGTCCGCATCCAAGGAGCGCAGCGGCGTGTCTCTGGCCGCCGTCAAGAAGGCTCTGGCTGCCGGAGGTTACGATGTGGACAAGAACAAGGCCCGCGTTAAGGTCGCCATCAAGGCTCTGGTCGCTAAGGGGACTCTGGTCCAGACCAAGGGCACCGGGGCATCCGGCTCCTTCAAGATGAACAAGGCGGCTGCTGAGCCCAAAGCCAAGAAGCCGGTCAAGAAAGCCGCTCCTAAAGCCAAGAAGCCCGCAGCCAAGAAACCCGCAACACCCAAGAAGCccaaggcagcagcagcaaagaagcCGGCAGCCAAGAAATCCCCCAAGAAAGTCAAGAAGCCCAAGGCAGCGGCAGCCAAGAAAGCAGCCAAGAGCCCCAAGAAGCCCACCAAGAGCCCCAAGAAAGTGGCACCCAAGAAGGCCCCTGCAGCCAAGAAAGCTCCCGCTAAGAAGGCTGCCAAGCCCAAAGCCAAGAAGGCAGCACCCAAGAAGAAGTGA
- the LOC104932968 gene encoding histone H2B 1/2 has product MPETVKAPKKGSKKAVSKATKTGKKRRRTRKESYAIYVYKVLKQVHPDTGISSKAMGIMNSFVSDIFERIAGEASRLAHYNKRSTITSREIQTAVRLLLPGELAKHAVSEGTKAVTKYTSSK; this is encoded by the coding sequence ATGCCTGAGACAGTCAAAGCACCGAAGAAAGGCTCCAAGAAAGCCGTCTCTAAAGCCACCAAGACCGGCAAGAAGAGGAGACGCACCAGGAAGGAGAGCTATGCTATCTACGTGTACAAGGTTCTGAAGCAGGTCCACCCCGACACCGGTATCTCCTCCAAGGCTATGGGCATCATGAACTCCTTCGTGAGCGACATCTTTGAGCGCATCGCCGGAGAGGCCTCTCGTCTGGCTCACTACAACAAGCGCTCTACCATCACCTCCAGGGAGATCCAGACCGCTGTCCGCCTCCTGCTGCCCGGTGAGCTGGCCAAGCACGCCGTGTCTGAAGGAACCAAGGCCGTCACCAAGTACACCAGCTCCAAGTAA